The Pedobacter roseus genome contains a region encoding:
- the hemE gene encoding uroporphyrinogen decarboxylase — translation MKNNLFLDAAFSKQTERPPVWMMRQAGRFMPQYWEIKNKYSFLEMCKTPEIAADVTMLPVDLLDIDAAILFCDILVTGEAMGGDLSFTQGVGPKFANPVRTAQDIENLNVDCLDELQYVADAIKVIQQRLNGNIPLIGFAGAPFTVMSYLIEGGSSKDFKLTKLFIHNQPELAHKLLAKIAKVTADYLNLQIAAGVNAVQIFDSWALALSWNDYQEFSHLYIQEIIANLNRKDIPVISFCKGSSVFAPIMAEAKPDVISVDWNADLLNIKNALPAGIAVQGNLDPHILYADKAVIKTQIHKLFERMRGTDGFIFNLGHGIMPDIPFDNVKYAIEVVKEFRY, via the coding sequence ATGAAGAATAACCTATTTTTAGACGCAGCATTTTCAAAACAAACAGAACGCCCACCAGTGTGGATGATGCGTCAGGCAGGCCGTTTTATGCCACAATATTGGGAAATTAAAAACAAATACTCTTTTTTAGAGATGTGCAAAACTCCTGAGATTGCAGCTGATGTAACGATGTTGCCTGTTGATTTGCTGGATATAGATGCGGCGATTTTATTCTGTGATATTCTGGTAACCGGTGAGGCCATGGGTGGAGATTTGAGTTTCACTCAAGGCGTTGGTCCTAAATTTGCAAATCCTGTACGTACAGCCCAGGATATTGAAAACCTGAATGTTGATTGTTTAGATGAGTTACAATATGTAGCTGATGCGATAAAAGTGATCCAACAACGTTTAAATGGAAATATTCCTTTGATCGGTTTTGCAGGTGCTCCTTTTACGGTAATGAGTTATTTAATTGAAGGCGGATCTTCTAAAGATTTCAAATTAACCAAACTCTTTATACATAACCAGCCAGAATTGGCACACAAACTTTTGGCTAAAATTGCAAAGGTAACAGCCGATTATCTGAACCTTCAGATTGCTGCCGGTGTTAATGCGGTTCAAATTTTCGATAGTTGGGCGCTTGCTTTATCGTGGAATGATTATCAGGAGTTTTCGCACCTTTATATTCAGGAAATTATTGCCAACCTCAACAGAAAAGATATTCCGGTGATTTCATTCTGTAAAGGAAGTTCGGTTTTTGCGCCGATTATGGCAGAAGCGAAACCAGACGTAATTTCGGTTGACTGGAATGCTGATTTATTGAACATTAAAAATGCCTTGCCAGCTGGCATTGCTGTACAGGGGAATTTAGATCCACATATTTTATATGCCGATAAAGCGGTGATTAAAACACAGATCCATAAATTGTTCGAGCGCATGCGTGGTACCGATGGATTTATCTTCAATTTAGGTCATGGTATTATGCCTGATATTCCTTTCGATAACGTGAAGTATGCCATTGAGGTGGTGAAGGAGTTTAGGTATTAA
- a CDS encoding response regulator transcription factor — MSQKLRILLVEDEDHLLDAIKLNLELEGYKVHAVKDGKTALKIFKEERFNLIILDVMLPEMDGFQVCETIRLENAEVPIMFLTAKNTSEDRVLGLKKGADDYLVKPFNLEELILRVGILVKRSLKSDDLKELNSYKIGDKTIYFNSFELKHDDGTITPLTKKETMLLKLLIERKNDAVSREQILETVWNYDVYPSTRTIDNFILTFRKYFEPDQKNPVYFHSIRGVGYKFTDSH, encoded by the coding sequence ATGTCACAAAAATTAAGAATTCTATTGGTAGAAGACGAGGATCACTTGTTAGATGCTATCAAATTAAACCTCGAACTTGAGGGTTATAAAGTTCACGCCGTTAAAGACGGTAAAACCGCTCTTAAAATTTTTAAAGAAGAACGCTTTAATCTAATCATTTTAGATGTAATGTTGCCTGAAATGGATGGTTTCCAGGTTTGCGAAACAATCCGTTTAGAGAATGCAGAAGTTCCGATTATGTTTTTAACAGCTAAAAACACTTCAGAAGACCGTGTTTTAGGTTTGAAAAAAGGAGCTGACGATTACTTGGTTAAACCATTCAATCTGGAAGAATTAATTCTTCGCGTAGGTATTTTGGTTAAACGCAGTTTAAAATCTGATGATTTAAAAGAGTTAAATTCTTATAAAATAGGTGATAAAACAATCTACTTTAACTCTTTCGAATTAAAACATGATGATGGTACCATCACACCGTTAACCAAAAAGGAAACGATGCTGCTGAAACTGTTAATCGAGCGTAAAAACGATGCCGTTTCAAGAGAGCAGATTTTAGAGACCGTTTGGAATTATGATGTTTATCCATCAACCAGAACGATTGATAATTTCATTTTAACATTCCGTAAATATTTCGAACCAGATCAAAAAAATCCGGTTTATTTCCACTCTATCCGTGGAGTAGGTTATAAATTTACCGATAGTCATTAA
- the hemB gene encoding porphobilinogen synthase has translation MVAETRLSKDMFVYPYFIVPGSNVTHAIDAMPGVNHYSVDTLVKDVESGMKKGLNKIMLFGVGDEKSEDAKSAYHDHSLVPTALRELKKQFGDDLYVITDVCVCSYTTHGHCGILENDYVQNDKTVEVIAKMALTHAEAGADMFAPSDMMDGRIEAMRNLLDENGFVNAAIMSHATKFASAYYGPFREAADCAPSKGDRKAYQMDFRNPLEALREAALDEQEGADVLMVKPGLAYLDIIQRLKQDTNLPIAVYNVSGEYSMVKAAAERGWIDEQKIVMETMHAFARAGASIITTYHIKDILNNDWI, from the coding sequence ATGGTAGCCGAAACCCGGTTATCGAAAGATATGTTTGTGTACCCTTATTTTATAGTACCAGGCAGCAACGTTACCCATGCCATTGATGCTATGCCAGGCGTAAACCATTATTCGGTTGATACCCTGGTGAAAGATGTGGAATCTGGAATGAAAAAAGGGCTCAACAAAATCATGCTTTTTGGGGTTGGTGACGAAAAATCAGAAGATGCTAAATCTGCTTACCACGATCATTCCTTAGTACCAACGGCGTTGCGTGAGTTAAAAAAACAATTCGGCGACGATTTATACGTAATTACTGATGTTTGTGTTTGTTCTTACACCACTCATGGGCATTGCGGTATTTTAGAAAACGATTACGTACAAAACGATAAAACGGTTGAGGTAATTGCCAAAATGGCTTTAACACATGCAGAGGCTGGTGCTGATATGTTTGCTCCATCTGATATGATGGACGGAAGGATTGAAGCCATGCGTAACCTGTTAGATGAAAATGGTTTTGTAAATGCGGCCATCATGAGCCATGCTACAAAATTTGCTTCTGCCTATTATGGGCCTTTTAGAGAGGCTGCAGATTGCGCACCTAGTAAGGGTGATAGAAAAGCCTATCAGATGGATTTCAGAAACCCGTTAGAAGCTTTGCGTGAAGCCGCTTTGGATGAACAGGAAGGTGCTGATGTATTAATGGTGAAACCAGGATTAGCCTATCTGGATATTATCCAAAGGTTAAAACAGGATACCAATTTGCCGATTGCGGTTTATAATGTATCCGGCGAATACTCGATGGTTAAAGCAGCCGCCGAACGGGGTTGGATAGATGAGCAAAAAATAGTAATGGAAACCATGCATGCCTTTGCCCGTGCAGGCGCAAGCATTATTACCACTTACCACATTAAAGATATTTTAAATAACGACTGGATTTAA
- the hemL gene encoding glutamate-1-semialdehyde 2,1-aminomutase has protein sequence MLDSLKKMFSGNEADIPVNTGSKPDISRVKSAELYEKSKTYFPGGVNSPVRAFKSVYGTPLFIEKGDGCYIWDADGNQFIDFCGSWGPLILGHNNPKIREKVTEVMQNGMSFGAPTALENELAELIIKNNRFVEKIRFTSSGTEAVMSAIRLARGFTSRDKILKFEGCYHGHSDSLLVKAGSGLVTFGETSSAGVPKSFAEETIVVPLNDKIAIEQAFAQFKDQIAAVIIEGIPANNGLIMQDEEYIHFLRKICTDNGSLLIFDEVITGFRVGFEGAAAHYGITPDIVTYGKIIGGGLPVGMYGARAEIMAHISPDGGVYQAGTLSGNPVAMAAGIATLTELNKSGFYKDLNNKAQEFVASIQRFATARNYKFKVFTIGSIFWFAFTDKDKIQSADDIDASSMEKFKVMHRELLNRGIYLGPSGYEVGFVSSAHTKIELEKAKRAIFEALDLVFKK, from the coding sequence ATGTTAGATTCATTAAAAAAAATGTTTTCAGGTAACGAAGCAGATATTCCGGTAAACACGGGAAGTAAACCTGATATTTCGAGGGTAAAATCTGCCGAGCTTTACGAAAAATCGAAAACGTATTTCCCGGGTGGGGTAAACTCTCCGGTAAGGGCTTTTAAATCGGTTTATGGTACACCACTTTTTATTGAAAAAGGGGATGGTTGTTATATCTGGGATGCAGATGGTAATCAGTTCATCGATTTCTGTGGTAGCTGGGGGCCATTAATTTTAGGTCATAATAACCCTAAAATTCGCGAAAAAGTAACCGAAGTAATGCAGAACGGCATGAGCTTTGGTGCACCAACTGCATTGGAAAATGAATTGGCAGAGCTGATTATCAAAAACAACCGTTTTGTAGAAAAAATCCGTTTTACTAGCTCCGGTACTGAAGCCGTAATGTCGGCTATTCGTTTGGCCAGAGGTTTTACCAGTCGCGATAAAATTTTAAAATTCGAAGGCTGTTATCATGGTCATAGTGATTCACTTTTGGTTAAAGCAGGTTCTGGTTTGGTTACTTTTGGCGAAACCTCTTCAGCAGGTGTACCAAAATCTTTTGCTGAAGAAACCATCGTGGTACCTTTAAATGATAAAATAGCTATTGAACAGGCTTTTGCCCAGTTTAAAGATCAAATTGCCGCGGTAATTATCGAAGGGATCCCTGCAAACAACGGTTTAATTATGCAGGATGAAGAGTATATCCACTTCTTGCGTAAAATCTGTACGGATAATGGCTCACTTTTAATTTTTGATGAAGTAATTACCGGCTTCAGGGTTGGTTTTGAAGGTGCTGCTGCCCACTATGGTATCACACCAGATATTGTTACTTATGGAAAAATCATCGGTGGTGGTTTACCTGTAGGCATGTACGGTGCGCGTGCTGAAATTATGGCACACATCTCTCCTGATGGTGGGGTGTACCAGGCCGGAACCTTGTCAGGAAATCCAGTAGCCATGGCAGCAGGTATTGCAACTTTAACCGAATTGAATAAATCTGGTTTTTATAAAGATTTGAATAATAAGGCACAGGAATTTGTAGCGAGCATTCAACGTTTTGCAACGGCACGTAATTATAAATTTAAAGTATTTACCATCGGGTCTATTTTCTGGTTTGCTTTTACCGATAAAGATAAAATCCAATCGGCAGATGATATTGACGCCAGTAGCATGGAAAAATTCAAAGTGATGCACCGTGAGTTATTAAATAGAGGAATTTATTTAGGCCCATCGGGATATGAAGTTGGTTTCGTATCTTCAGCACATACGAAAATCGAATTGGAGAAAGCAAAGAGAGCTATTTTTGAAGCATTAGATTTGGTGTTTAAAAAATAA
- a CDS encoding sensor histidine kinase, which yields MKKSIIIFYALLLYALVQLISWGTLVVRLQPSRMTMIMGEGSVFLFLLCIGGYFLHQSLKREDKLREQQQNFLMSITHELKSPLAAIKLSIQTIVKRDLDKARQVSLLNNSLKDIERLDDLVENMLLATKIENRSYTFPKEEFNFSELVYKITDRLQVHSCGNEQLISAQIQPNLQIMGDKFALSSVVTNLIENAVKYSSPCDEINVHLNKIDGHIHLSVIDKGPGISDAEKMLIFDKFYRVGNENVRKAKGTGLGLFIVKEVLQYHDADITVKDNLPQGSIFEVTFS from the coding sequence ATGAAAAAATCAATTATCATATTTTACGCATTATTGCTTTACGCACTTGTTCAGCTCATTTCCTGGGGTACTTTGGTGGTGCGTTTGCAACCCAGCCGTATGACGATGATTATGGGAGAGGGATCGGTATTTTTGTTTTTGCTTTGTATCGGTGGCTATTTTCTCCATCAATCCTTAAAACGCGAAGATAAATTACGAGAACAACAGCAAAATTTCCTCATGTCGATCACCCATGAGCTAAAATCTCCTTTAGCAGCAATCAAACTTTCTATCCAAACCATTGTTAAAAGAGATCTGGATAAAGCACGCCAGGTTTCACTGCTTAACAATTCGCTAAAAGACATTGAACGTTTAGACGATCTGGTCGAAAATATGCTGTTGGCAACCAAGATTGAAAACCGTTCGTACACTTTTCCGAAAGAGGAATTTAATTTTTCAGAACTGGTGTATAAAATTACAGATCGGTTGCAGGTTCACTCTTGTGGCAACGAACAACTGATAAGTGCCCAAATTCAGCCAAATTTGCAGATTATGGGTGACAAATTTGCCTTATCGTCAGTGGTAACCAATTTAATTGAGAATGCGGTAAAGTATTCTAGTCCATGTGACGAGATAAATGTGCATTTAAATAAGATAGATGGACATATTCACTTAAGTGTAATAGATAAAGGGCCGGGTATTTCAGATGCCGAAAAAATGTTGATATTTGATAAGTTTTACCGCGTTGGTAACGAGAATGTCAGAAAAGCGAAAGGAACAGGTTTAGGCTTGTTTATTGTGAAAGAGGTTTTACAATACCATGATGCAGATATTACAGTAAAAGACAATCTGCCCCAAGGAAGTATTTTTGAAGTAACATTTAGTTAA